In Saccharothrix violaceirubra, the following are encoded in one genomic region:
- a CDS encoding CHRD domain-containing protein, with protein sequence MKAALRLVVPVIAALALGGLAPAAASADPLLDVDLDLDLSLLGGGRTHEANLSGPNEVPGPGDPDGVGYAKVVVHRDQVCVALLVRRVDAPTAAHIHRGRIGQAGPVEVTLPAPTSGSVSGCVDVDRDLAQELRRNPGRFYVNVHNAAYPNGAVRGQLRS encoded by the coding sequence GTGAAGGCAGCATTGCGGCTCGTGGTTCCCGTGATCGCGGCGTTGGCGCTGGGAGGTCTGGCACCGGCGGCGGCGTCGGCCGATCCGCTCCTGGACGTCGACCTGGATCTGGACCTGAGCCTGTTGGGCGGCGGACGCACGCACGAAGCGAACCTGTCAGGCCCGAACGAAGTACCCGGACCGGGTGACCCGGACGGCGTCGGCTACGCCAAGGTGGTCGTCCACCGTGACCAGGTCTGTGTGGCGCTGCTGGTCCGCCGGGTCGACGCGCCGACCGCCGCGCACATCCACCGCGGCCGGATCGGCCAGGCGGGACCGGTCGAGGTCACCCTCCCGGCCCCGACGTCCGGCTCGGTCTCCGGGTGTGTCGACGTGGACCGCGACCTGGCCCAGGAACTCCGTCGCAACCCCGGTCGGTTCTACGTGAACGTGCACAACGCCGCGTACCCCAACGGCGCGGTGCGCGGCCAGCTCCGGAGCTGA
- a CDS encoding GDSL-type esterase/lipase family protein encodes MRVAVLVGVSVVLAACTGGPVDEPVVTSTSAEQVYVSVGDSYATGYRPADVGNPAGSSADGFAYLVGRRAGFRLVNVACSGATSAQVRQDTGCAVANRAVDAPEPAATQLDAAVRELRANRGRVGLVTVVIGGNDLSACVAGPDVLGCVARGIEDVRTNLAAILTALREAAGDAPIVGLTYPDVFLGAWVSARLPDGQALARTSVPLFRDVLNPALSAEYGKIGAKFVDVTAVTGGYDPLDGASVDTAYGPVPDPVAKVCTLTYFCAHEDVHPTPAGHETIASAVLAAIGR; translated from the coding sequence GTGCGGGTGGCGGTACTGGTCGGGGTGTCGGTGGTGCTGGCGGCGTGTACCGGCGGGCCGGTGGACGAGCCCGTCGTCACGTCGACCTCGGCCGAACAGGTGTACGTGTCGGTGGGGGACTCGTACGCCACCGGCTACCGGCCCGCCGACGTGGGCAACCCGGCGGGGTCGTCCGCCGACGGGTTCGCGTACCTCGTCGGCCGGCGTGCGGGGTTCCGGCTGGTCAACGTGGCGTGCAGCGGGGCGACGTCCGCGCAGGTCCGTCAGGACACGGGGTGCGCGGTCGCGAACCGGGCGGTCGACGCGCCGGAGCCCGCGGCGACGCAGCTCGACGCGGCGGTGCGGGAGTTGCGCGCGAACCGGGGGCGGGTGGGGTTGGTGACCGTGGTGATCGGGGGCAACGACCTGTCCGCGTGCGTCGCCGGACCCGATGTCCTGGGGTGCGTCGCGCGAGGCATCGAGGACGTCCGGACCAACCTGGCCGCGATCCTGACCGCGCTGCGCGAGGCCGCCGGCGATGCCCCGATCGTGGGGCTGACCTACCCGGACGTGTTCCTCGGGGCGTGGGTGTCGGCACGCCTGCCCGACGGGCAGGCGCTCGCGCGGACGTCCGTGCCGCTGTTCCGCGACGTGCTGAACCCGGCCCTGTCCGCCGAGTACGGGAAGATCGGCGCGAAGTTCGTCGACGTCACGGCCGTGACCGGCGGCTACGACCCGCTCGACGGCGCCTCGGTGGACACCGCGTACGGCCCGGTGCCCGACCCGGTCGCGAAGGTGTGCACGCTGACGTACTTCTGCGCGCACGAGGACGTGCACCCCACCCCCGCCGGGCACGAGACGATCGCGTCGGCGGTGTTGGCCGCCATCGGTCGCTGA
- a CDS encoding glycosyltransferase — translation MKILFVTLTGHGHVTPTLALVAELVRRGHHVDYATSHVDAVAAAGATPVPLPAPGPFDPAGADVVPRWFRHYFAAMRATHPILLDHCRRDRPDVICHDATNWPARIVARQLDVPAVRCVPHFASNASFSLMSPDLVAHLADDCAAFAAGQGVDLTPADTLDSPEAVNLVLVPREFQPAGETFDDTFHFVGPLLGDRVDEPWTPRHPDLPLLYVSLGSMMTDAALYRACVTDFADGAWQVALHARTTDPVPSTVDVRDWFPQPAVLRHARAFVTHGGMNSTMEALYHGVPLIVHPLPPRAGGERRPHPRFGPG, via the coding sequence ATGAAGATCCTTTTCGTCACGCTGACCGGCCACGGACACGTCACGCCCACCCTGGCCCTGGTGGCGGAACTGGTGCGGCGTGGTCACCACGTCGACTACGCGACGAGCCACGTGGACGCGGTGGCCGCCGCCGGTGCCACCCCGGTCCCCCTGCCCGCTCCGGGCCCGTTCGACCCCGCGGGCGCGGACGTCGTGCCCCGGTGGTTCCGCCACTACTTCGCGGCGATGCGCGCGACCCACCCGATCCTGCTCGACCACTGCCGGCGCGACCGGCCCGACGTGATCTGCCACGACGCCACCAACTGGCCCGCCCGGATCGTGGCGCGGCAGCTCGACGTCCCGGCGGTCCGGTGCGTGCCGCACTTCGCGTCGAACGCGTCGTTCAGCCTGATGTCGCCCGACCTGGTGGCACACCTGGCCGACGACTGTGCCGCGTTCGCCGCCGGACAGGGCGTCGACCTCACCCCGGCGGACACGCTGGACTCCCCCGAGGCCGTCAACCTCGTCCTGGTGCCGCGGGAGTTCCAGCCCGCCGGGGAGACGTTCGACGACACGTTCCACTTCGTCGGCCCGCTCCTGGGCGACCGGGTCGACGAGCCCTGGACCCCGCGCCACCCGGACCTGCCGCTGCTCTACGTGTCGCTGGGCTCGATGATGACCGACGCGGCCCTGTACCGGGCGTGTGTCACGGACTTCGCCGACGGCGCATGGCAGGTCGCCCTGCACGCCCGGACGACCGACCCGGTTCCGTCCACTGTGGACGTCCGTGACTGGTTCCCCCAGCCGGCGGTCCTGCGGCACGCACGGGCGTTCGTCACCCACGGCGGGATGAACTCGACCATGGAGGCCCTGTACCACGGCGTGCCGCTGATCGTGCACCCGCTGCCCCCCCGAGCAGGAGGCGAACGCCGACCACATCCGCGCTTTGGGCCTGGGTGA
- a CDS encoding LLM class flavin-dependent oxidoreductase: protein MSERQLHLNAFLMGVGHHEAAWRHPRTDPSRLDDVRHYANLAVIAERGTFDSVFLADGVQLFGDVRHSIAAGFEPLTLLTALAGATSGIGLIATASTGFSEPFNLARSFASLDHISGGRAGWNIVTTAGDRAAQNFNRDANAEHGERYRRAAEFLDVVTALWDSWEDEALVVDPASGVFADPDKVHEINHRGDFFRVRGPLNATRGPQGHPLLVQAGSSEDGKAFAAAHAEAVFTAQQTFEEGVAFYADLKGRLAAHGRTPDQLVVLPGIVPVLGSTEEEAARLNDELDDLIVPTRAVHQLSELIGFDLTDHPLDERLPPFPPVTRINGAKSRFELVRDLSERDGLTLRQLLRRLGGGRGHQVVTGTPEAIADHIETWFRGGAADGFNIMAPLLPSGLEEFVDHVVPILRRRGLFRTEYTGTTLREHYGLARPRSRYSALSV, encoded by the coding sequence ATGTCCGAACGGCAGTTGCACCTCAACGCCTTCCTCATGGGCGTCGGTCACCACGAGGCCGCCTGGCGGCACCCGCGCACGGACCCGTCCCGGCTCGACGACGTCCGCCACTACGCGAACCTCGCGGTGATCGCCGAGCGCGGCACGTTCGACTCGGTCTTCCTCGCCGACGGGGTCCAGCTCTTCGGCGACGTCCGGCACAGCATCGCCGCCGGGTTCGAGCCGCTCACGCTGCTGACCGCGCTCGCCGGCGCGACCAGCGGGATCGGGCTGATCGCCACCGCGTCCACCGGGTTCAGCGAGCCGTTCAACCTGGCCCGCTCGTTCGCCTCGCTCGACCACATCAGCGGTGGCCGCGCCGGGTGGAACATCGTGACCACGGCCGGGGACCGGGCCGCGCAGAACTTCAACCGGGACGCCAACGCCGAGCACGGCGAGCGCTACCGCCGGGCGGCCGAGTTCCTGGACGTCGTGACCGCGCTGTGGGACAGCTGGGAGGACGAGGCGCTCGTCGTGGACCCGGCGTCGGGCGTGTTCGCCGATCCGGACAAGGTGCACGAGATCAACCACCGGGGCGACTTCTTCCGGGTGCGCGGTCCGCTCAACGCCACCCGCGGCCCGCAGGGCCACCCGCTGCTGGTGCAGGCCGGGTCGTCGGAGGACGGCAAGGCGTTCGCCGCCGCGCACGCCGAGGCCGTCTTCACCGCGCAGCAGACGTTCGAGGAGGGCGTCGCGTTCTACGCGGACCTCAAGGGCCGCCTCGCCGCCCACGGCCGCACCCCCGACCAGCTGGTCGTGCTGCCCGGCATCGTGCCCGTCCTCGGCTCCACCGAGGAGGAGGCGGCCAGGCTCAACGACGAACTCGACGACCTGATCGTGCCGACCCGCGCCGTGCACCAGCTGTCCGAGCTGATCGGCTTCGACCTCACCGACCACCCGCTCGACGAGCGCCTGCCACCGTTCCCGCCGGTCACCCGGATCAACGGCGCCAAGAGCCGGTTCGAGCTGGTCCGCGACCTGTCCGAGCGCGACGGCCTCACGCTGCGCCAACTGCTGCGCCGGCTCGGCGGCGGACGCGGCCACCAGGTCGTCACCGGCACGCCCGAGGCGATCGCCGACCACATCGAGACCTGGTTCCGCGGCGGCGCGGCGGACGGGTTCAACATCATGGCCCCGTTGCTGCCCTCCGGCCTGGAGGAATTCGTGGACCACGTGGTCCCGATCCTGCGCCGACGTGGCCTGTTCCGCACCGAGTACACCGGCACGACCCTGCGCGAGCACTACGGCCTGGCCCGGCCGCGCAGTCGCTACTCCGCGCTCTCCGTCTGA